The Pseudomonas sp. GD03919 region TGCAGCGATGACCGTTGATGGTGGCGTTGCCGAGGAAGTAGGCGTTGTCCGAGTGGAACATGGCGCGGTCGACGATGGAGCCGGACAGATCCGGCGAATAGCCGCAGTTGCCAGCCAGGTCCATCTCGATGCCGTGCAGCAGGCCGTCGTCATCGAAGCCGACGTCGTACTCGACGTAGAAAGGATGGCGCTTGCCGGTCATGCTCATGTCTTCCATGCGCGGCAGGCGCATCTTGGTCGGCCGGCCGGTGAGGTGGGCGATCACTGCGCACAGGCAGGCCGGGCCGGCGGCCTGGGTTTCCTTGCCGCCGAAACCACCGCCCATGCGGCGCATGTCGATGACGATCTTGTTCATCGGCACGCCAAGCACTTCGGCGACCAGCTTCTGCACTTCAGTGGGGTTCTGCGTCGAGGTGTAGACCAGCATGCCGCCGTCTTCGGTCGGCATGACCGAGGAAATCTGGGTTTCCAGGTAGAAGTGCTCCTGACCGCCGATATGTAGGGTGCCCTGCAGGCGACGCGGGGCGCTGGCCAACTGGCTGGCCGAGTCGCCGATGCGGTGGGTGTGGCTGGCGAGTACGAAATGCTTCTTGCGGTAGGCCTCGACCACGTCGAGCACCGGCTCCAAGTCTTCGTATTCGACGATGGCGGCCATGGCCGCCTTGCGCGCGGTTTCCAGGCTGTCGGCGGCTACCGCCAGTACCACCTGTCCCACGTACTCGACCTTGCCGTCGGCCAGCAGCGGGTCGCCGGCGACCACCGGGCCGATATCCAACTGGCCGGGTACGTCATCCTTGGTGATGGCGATGGCCACGCCCGGAAACTCGTAGCAGGGGCGGGTGTCGATGCGCAGGATGCGCGCATGGGCGCGATCGGACTGGCGCGCGTAGACGTGCAACTGGTTGGGGAACTCCAGGCGATCGTCGACATAGACCGCCTCGCCGGTGACGTGTTTGTCTGCGCTTTCGTGCTTGACGCTGCGGCCAACGCCGCTGGTCATGCCGGCGCGGAACAGTTCGGCCAGCTCTTCCTGGGATTTGTGCTGAATATGACTGGACATCTTTCTATCCCCAACTCTTATGCGTAGGCAGTGACCCGGGTTTCGACCTCGGGCGATTGCTGTTCCAGGAAGAACTTGCGCAGCAGGTTCTGAGCAGTCAGCAGGCGGTATTCCTTGCTGGCGCGGAAATCCGACAGCGGGGTGAAGTCCTCGGCCAGCGCCGCGCAGGCACGCTCGATTACGCCTGGGTACCAGGCCGAGCCGATCAGCGCCGCTTCGCAGGCGCTGGCGCGTTTGGGGATGGCGGCCATGCCGCCGAAGGCGATGCGCGCATCTCGCACCACGCCATCTTCGATGGTCAGGTTGAAGGCGGCGCAGACGGCGGAGATGTCGTCGTCCAGGCGCTTGGACACCTTGTAGGCGCGGAACGCCTGGTTCGCCTGTTTGCGCGGCACGATGATCTTCTCGATAAATTCGGCTTCCTGCCGGGCAGTCACCTTGTAGTCGAGGAAGTAGTCCTGCAGCGGCAGGATGCGCCGGGTGTTGCCCTGGCGCAGGGCAATCTGTGCGCCGAGGGCGATCAGCAGCGGCGGGGCGTCGCCGATGGGCGAGGCGTTGCCGATATTGCCGCCCAGGGTGCCCTGGTTGCGGATCTGCAGCGAGGCGAAGCGGTGCAGCAGCTCGCCGAAGTCCGGGTACTCGCTGGCCAGCGCCTCGTAGCAGTCGGACAGGGCCGCGGCAGCGCCAATTTCGATGGCGTTGTCGGTCACTTCGATGCGCTTCATGTCCTCGATATGGCCGACGTAGATCATCACCGGCCGCTCACGGTGGAACTGGGTGACTTCCAGCGCCAGATCGGTGCCGCCGGCGAGCAGGCGGGCCTCGGGGTTGGCGGTGTAGAGGTCAGCCAGGTCGGCGACTGTCAGCGGCACCAGGCAGCGCTTGTCGCCGCTGTTGAGTTCGGCGGTCTCGCGTGGGGCGATGGCCTTGAGCCGGGTCACGGTGTCGGCTTCGAAGGCGTCGAACTGATCCGGCTGCTTCTGGCAGCAGGCCTGCTCGGCGGCGTCGATGATCGGGCGGTAGCCGGTGCAGCGGCACAGGTTGCCGGCCAGGGCTTCCAGCGTGGCGCCCTTGTCGAAGCCGGTGGAGTTCTTCTGCAGGGCGAACAGCGACATGATGAAGCCGGGGGTGCAGAAGCCGCACTGCGAGCCGTGGCAGTCGACCATCGCCTGCTGCACGCTGTGCAGCTTGCCCTGATGCTTGAGGTCTTCGACGGTGATCAGCTGTTTGCCGTGCAGGCTGGAGACGAAGGTCAGGCAGGAATTGAGGGTGCGATAACGAACGCGGTCGCCATCGAGCTCGCCTACCACCACGGTGCAGGCACCACAGTCGCCGGAGGCGCAGCCTTCCTTGGTTCCGGTCTTGCCAACGTGCTCACGCAGGTAGTTGAGCACGGTGACGTTGGGGTCCAGGGCATGCTCGGTGCGCAGCTCCCGGTTGAGTAAAAACTGGATCAAGGACGACCTCCAGGCACTTTATTGTTATGACTCGGTTGGCTGGCCAGGTGATGCGCGCACTGCAGGGCCCTGGCGCGGGCTGCCATGGGGCCAATCTAGGGTTTTCTGACTTTTGGGTCAATAAAATTCTGACCTGAAAGTCAGCCTATTTTTTGGCAGCCTGATCCGTGAGTCTGGCCATTCTGCTTGATGGCTTCCGCCCCGCAGGGCGCTCCGCCATTCCTGCAGCAAGTGTCATGCCGTACGCTTGGCCCGGATGCGCCCTGTGTTACACTCGCTGCCGAATTTTCGTGCTCCTGCCCAGCCGCAGCGGGGCTCTCAGACTCGACCGCCTGCCTCTGGATCGACGCAACTTAAGGAATGTCATGACGTTCAAGGCCCTGGACAGCCTCGCCGAGCAAATTGCCCATTACCTGGCAGAGCGGATCATTCGCGGTGAGCTCAAGGAGCGCGAGCGTATCCAGGAGCAGAAGGTTACCCAGGCACTCAATGTCAGCCGTGGCTCGGTGCGCGAAGCGCTGCTTATCCTCGAGCGTCGCCATCTGATCGTGATCCTGCCGCGCCGCGGTGCCCAGGTCAGTGAACTGACCGCCCATCACGTTACCAGCCTCTATGCCCTGACCATCGAGCTGTACGCCATGCTGGCCCGCGCGGTCATCGAACGCTGGCAGGTGGAGGCCGATCTGGCGCCGTTCATCGAGATCAAAAATCGCCTGCAGGACAGCCTCGAGCGCGACGATATCAGCGCTTTCGTCGAGAACAGTTTCGATGTGATGCGCGCGGCCTTTCCCTTCGCCGACAATCCCTACCTGCAGGAAACTCTGGAGAATCTGCTGCCGGCCATCAGCCGCACCTATCATCTGGCGCTGGAACGGCGCAAAGGTGAGATGGGCCAGTTCATGAACACCTTCGCCAGTCTGCTGCAGGCGATCATCACCCGCGACCCCGTGCGTGCCCGCGAGGTGCTGCAGGCCTACGGTGAGCATAACTGCCAGCTGGTGCTGGCCACCCTGGCCGAGCGCTAAGCCGCGATGCGCCTGAAGAGCATCAAGCTGGCGGGCTTCAAGTCCTTCGTCGACCCGACGACGGTGAGCTTTCCCAGCAACATGGCGGCCGTGGTCGGGCCCAATGGTTGCGGCAAGTCCAACATCATCGACGCCGTGCGCTGGGTGATGGGCGAGAGTTCGGCGAAGAACCTGCGCGGCGAGTCGATGACCGACGTCATCTTCAACGGCTCCAATACGCGCAAGCCGGTGACTCAGGCGTCCATCGAACTGATCTTCGACAACAGCGACAACTCGCTGGTGGGCGAATACGCGGCCTTCGCCGAGATTTCCATCCGCCGTCGGGTTACCCGTGACGGGCAGAACACTTACTTCCTCAACGGCACCAAATGCCGGCGCCGCGACATCACCGATATCTTCCTCGGAACCGGCCTGGGGCCGCGCAGTTACTCGATCATCGAGCAGGGCATGATCAGCAAGCTGATCGAGGCCAAGCCTGAGGAGTTGCGCAACTTCATCGAGGAAGCCGCCGGCATCTCCAAGTACAAGGAGCGCCGTCGCGAGACCGAGAACCGCATCCGCCGCACCCAGGAAAACCTGGCGCGCCTGACCGACCTGCGCGAGGAACTGGAGCGCCAGCTCGAACGCCTGCACCGTCAGGCCCAGGCGGCGGAGAAGTACCAGGAATACAAGGCCGAAGAGCGCCAACTCAAGGCGCAACTGCTGGCCCTGCGCTGGCAGACGCTGAACCAGCAGGTCGGCAGCCGCGAACAGGTGATTGGCGATCAGGAGGTGGCCTTCGAGGCCCTGGTGGCCGAGCAGCGCAGTGCCGATGCCAGCATCGAGCGGTTGCGCGATGGCCACCACGAGCTGTCGGAACGCTTCAATCTGGTGCAGGGCCGTTTCTACTCGGTGGGCGGCGATATCGCCCGCATCGAGCAGAGCATTCAGCACGGCCAACAGCGTCTGCGCCAGTTGCAGGACGATTTGCGCGAGGCGGAAAAGGCGCGCCTGGAAACCGAGTCGCACCTCGGTCACGACCGCACTTTGCTCGCTACCCTGGGCGAAGAGCTGGAAATGCTCCTGCCCGAGCAGGAGATGACCGCCGCCGCTGCCGAGGAATCTGCCGCCAGCCTGGAAGAGGCCGAAGCCGCCATGCACGGCTGGCAGGAACAGTGGGACGGCTTCAACCAGCGCAGCGCCGAACCGCGCCGCCAGGCCGAAGTGCAGCAATCGCGTATCGCTCAGTTGGAGCAGAGCCTGGAGCGCCTGAGTGAGCGCCAGCGCCGTCTGAACGAAGAACTGCAGCAACTGGCGGCTGATCCCGAAGACGCCGCCATTCTCGAGCTGAACGAACAGCTTGCTGTCGGCGAGTTGGAGCACGAAGCGCTGCAACTGGCCGAAGAGCAACAGGCCGAACGCCTGCAGCAGTTGCGCGAGGAACTGCAGCAGGCCGGTCAGGCGCAGCAGCAGGCGCAAGGTGAGTTGCAACGCCTGAACGGTCGCCTGGCGTCGCTGGAGGCGCTGCAACAGGCGGCGCTCGACCCGGGGCAGGGCGCAGGCGACTGGCTGCGCGAGCAAAACCTGTTGCAGCGTCCGCGCCTGGCCGAAGGGCTGCGCGTGGAGGCTGGCTGGGAGCTGGCGGTGGAAACCGTGCTCGGTGCCGACCTGCAGGCCGTGCTGCTGGAGGATTTCGCCGGCCTGGATTTCTCGGCGCTGGAGCAGGGCGAACTGCGTCTGGCCAGCCCGGCTTCGGGTGGTGCGCGCCGCCCCGGCAGCCTGCTGGACAAGGTCGAGTCGAACCACGACCTGTCGCCCTGGCTGGCCGCTGTGCGCCCGGTGGAATCGCTGGAGCAGGCGCTGGCCGCTCGTGGGCAACTGGCCGAAGGTGAAAGCCTGATCAGCCGCGACGGCTACTGGGTCGGCCGGCACTTCCTGCGTGTGCGCCGCGCCGCCGAAGCCGACAGCGGCGTGCTGGCGCGCGGTCAGGAGCTGGAGCGTCTGCAGCTGGAGCGCGAAGAGCGTGAAGCGGCCCTGGCGCAACTGGATGAACGCTTGCTGGCGCTGCGCGATGATCAACGCCGGCAGGAAGAGCTACGCGAGCAGCAGCGCCGTCAGGGCCAGGAGCTGGCGCGGCAGCTGAGCGAATTGAAGGCAAAGCTGTCCGCCAGCCAGGCCAAGGCCGAGCAACTGGGCCTGCGCCGTCGTCGTCTGCAGGACGAGTTGCAGGAAGCGGCCGAACAACGCGAGATCGAGCAGGAGCAACTGGGCGAGTCGCGTCTGCAACTGCAGGACGCACTGGATGCCATGGCGCTGGATAACGAGCAGCGTGAACGCCTGCTGGCCAGCCGCGACAGTCTGCGCGAGCGCCTCGACCGTGTGCGCCAGGACGCGCGTCAGCACAAGGACCATGCCCATCAACTGGCGGTGCGCGTCGGCTCGCTCAAGGCGCAGCACGACTCCACCCGCCAGGCGCTGGAGCGCCTGCTACTGCAGGCCGAACGTCTGCACGAACGGCGCGAGCAACTGTCGCTGAATCTGGAAGAGGGCGAGGCGCCGCTGGAAGAGCTGCGCATCAAACTCGAGGAACTGCTCGAACGGCGCATGGCGGTGGACGATGAACTGCGTCAGGCGCGCCTGGC contains the following coding sequences:
- the xdhA gene encoding xanthine dehydrogenase small subunit, with amino-acid sequence MIQFLLNRELRTEHALDPNVTVLNYLREHVGKTGTKEGCASGDCGACTVVVGELDGDRVRYRTLNSCLTFVSSLHGKQLITVEDLKHQGKLHSVQQAMVDCHGSQCGFCTPGFIMSLFALQKNSTGFDKGATLEALAGNLCRCTGYRPIIDAAEQACCQKQPDQFDAFEADTVTRLKAIAPRETAELNSGDKRCLVPLTVADLADLYTANPEARLLAGGTDLALEVTQFHRERPVMIYVGHIEDMKRIEVTDNAIEIGAAAALSDCYEALASEYPDFGELLHRFASLQIRNQGTLGGNIGNASPIGDAPPLLIALGAQIALRQGNTRRILPLQDYFLDYKVTARQEAEFIEKIIVPRKQANQAFRAYKVSKRLDDDISAVCAAFNLTIEDGVVRDARIAFGGMAAIPKRASACEAALIGSAWYPGVIERACAALAEDFTPLSDFRASKEYRLLTAQNLLRKFFLEQQSPEVETRVTAYA
- a CDS encoding GntR family transcriptional regulator; this encodes MTFKALDSLAEQIAHYLAERIIRGELKERERIQEQKVTQALNVSRGSVREALLILERRHLIVILPRRGAQVSELTAHHVTSLYALTIELYAMLARAVIERWQVEADLAPFIEIKNRLQDSLERDDISAFVENSFDVMRAAFPFADNPYLQETLENLLPAISRTYHLALERRKGEMGQFMNTFASLLQAIITRDPVRAREVLQAYGEHNCQLVLATLAER
- the smc gene encoding chromosome segregation protein SMC, yielding MRLKSIKLAGFKSFVDPTTVSFPSNMAAVVGPNGCGKSNIIDAVRWVMGESSAKNLRGESMTDVIFNGSNTRKPVTQASIELIFDNSDNSLVGEYAAFAEISIRRRVTRDGQNTYFLNGTKCRRRDITDIFLGTGLGPRSYSIIEQGMISKLIEAKPEELRNFIEEAAGISKYKERRRETENRIRRTQENLARLTDLREELERQLERLHRQAQAAEKYQEYKAEERQLKAQLLALRWQTLNQQVGSREQVIGDQEVAFEALVAEQRSADASIERLRDGHHELSERFNLVQGRFYSVGGDIARIEQSIQHGQQRLRQLQDDLREAEKARLETESHLGHDRTLLATLGEELEMLLPEQEMTAAAAEESAASLEEAEAAMHGWQEQWDGFNQRSAEPRRQAEVQQSRIAQLEQSLERLSERQRRLNEELQQLAADPEDAAILELNEQLAVGELEHEALQLAEEQQAERLQQLREELQQAGQAQQQAQGELQRLNGRLASLEALQQAALDPGQGAGDWLREQNLLQRPRLAEGLRVEAGWELAVETVLGADLQAVLLEDFAGLDFSALEQGELRLASPASGGARRPGSLLDKVESNHDLSPWLAAVRPVESLEQALAARGQLAEGESLISRDGYWVGRHFLRVRRAAEADSGVLARGQELERLQLEREEREAALAQLDERLLALRDDQRRQEELREQQRRQGQELARQLSELKAKLSASQAKAEQLGLRRRRLQDELQEAAEQREIEQEQLGESRLQLQDALDAMALDNEQRERLLASRDSLRERLDRVRQDARQHKDHAHQLAVRVGSLKAQHDSTRQALERLLLQAERLHERREQLSLNLEEGEAPLEELRIKLEELLERRMAVDDELRQARLALEDADRELRDAEKRRTQAEQQAQLLRSQLEQQRMDWQSLNVRRKALADQLAEDNYDLHGVIATLPAEATESAWEEELERMAARIARLGPINLAAIDEYQQQSERKRYLDAQDADLVEALETLENVIRKIDKETRNRFKDTFDQINSGLQALFPKVFGGGNAYLELTGEDLLDTGVTIMARPPGKKNSTIHLLSGGEKALTALALVFSIFQLNPAPFCMLDEVDAPLDDANVGRYARLVKEMSATVQFIYITHNKIAMEMADQLMGVTMHEPGCSRLVAVDVEEALAMVDG